The following is a genomic window from Bosea sp. RAC05.
CGCCCCGCGCAGCTTCTCGAAATGATTGCTCGGGGGCACGCGCAGATCAGAATCGGTGACGGCGTCGTCGATCATCTGCAATTTCCGGAACAGGCGCGTCTCGAGATCGGGCGGAATGTGTTTCGCGTGGACATCTTCGACGAAGAAGGCGCGCAGCCACTCATCCCGAAAGCTGACGATCATACCTATCTCCGCCAGCAAATATGTACCATATCATGGGGCATCTCTCAAGGCTGTGAGGGCAGGGCGGAAGCCGTTGTTGCGCCCGCAGCCCCCACGTCATAAGCCCCGCCCATGACCGCCCATTTCCACCGCGAGACGCAGGCCATCGCCAGCGGGCTCTGGCCGCTCGCCGGGGTCGACGAGGTTGGGCGCGGGCCGCTGGCCGGGCCCGTGGTGGCAGCGGCGGTGATTCTCGATCCGCAGGCGGTGCCGGACGGGCTCGACGATTCGAAGAACCTGAGCGCGGCGCGGCGCGAGGAGCTGTTCGCGCTGATCGCGGAATCGGCGCTCGCCATCGGCGTCGCCAGCGTCACCGCCACCGAGATCGACACCATCAACATCCGCCAGGCGACCCTGCTGGCGATGCGGCGTGCGGTGGCGGCGCTGGCGGTGCCCCCTGCCTTCGTGCTCGTCGACGGCAACGACCCGCCCAGGCTCGGCTGCCGCTGCGAATCCGTCATCGGCGGCGATGCCCAGATCGCCTCGATCGCAGCCGCCTCGATCGTCGCCAAGGTCACCCGGGACGCGATGATGGCGCGGCTCTGCGCGCGCTATCCGGCCTATGGTTTCTCCGCTCATGCCGGCTACGGCACGCCGCGGCACCGCGCCGCCCTGCAGGCCCACGGCCCATGCCCCGAACACCGCTATTCCTTCGCGCCGGTGAAGGGCGTCTGGCGGCGGTGACACGGGCTCGTCATTCCCGGGCGAAGCAAAGCGCAGACCCGAGAATCTCTGGCAGGAGATGCCCGGGGCAGGCCCGAGCATGACGCTCCAGGCGCCCATGCGCGCCTTAACCTCCCCTTAGCAATTCCCCATATCCGCCAAGGGGCTGGGCAAAAACTGCAGCCCCAGAATGAGACGCATTTTTTTCGGCGCGGAAACCCGGCTTTTACCCTGACTGGCCAATATCGCGACTGTTCAAGTTGCGTAACGGTCTTGGGGCGTCATGGGTATTTTGCGTACCGGGACCACCAGCGCCGCCGTCCGGATTCAGGTTTCGCGTACCGGACGGCCCGCGCTGCAGTCACCGATCAAGGCACCCCGGATCAAGCCGGCCGGCCTGCCGATCGAACTGCCGCTCGACCAGATTCTGCTCGGTGACTGCGTGGCTGCGCTCGAGGCGTTGCCGCCGGCCAGCATCGATCTCGTCTTCGCCGACCCGCCCTATAATCTCCAGCTCGGCGGCGATCTGCGCCGGCCTGACGACAGCCTCGTCGACGCCGTCGACGACGACTGGGACAAGTTCTCCTCCTTCGCCGAATACGATGCCTTCACCCGCGCCTGGCTGGCCGAATGCCGCCGCGTGCTGAAGCCCGATGGCGCGCTCTGGGTCATCGGCAGCTATCACAACATCTTCCGCGTCGGTTCGATCCTGCAGGATCTCGGCTTCTGGGTGCTGAACGACATCGTCTGGCGCAAGGCCAATCCGATGCCGAATTTCCGCGGCCGGCGCTTCACCAACGCGCATGAGACGCTGATCTGGGCGGCGCGCGGCGAGGCCTCCAAATACACCTTCCATTACGAGGCGCTGAAGGGCGGCAATGACGACCTCCAGATGCGTTCGGACTGGTATCTCCCGCTCTGTACCGGCGAGGAACGGCTGAAGGACGGCGCGGGCGCCAAGGTCCACCCGACGCAGAAGCCCGAGGCCCTGCTCGCCCGCGTCATGCTCTCGGCCAGCAATCCGGGCGACGTGATCCTCGATCCCTTCTTCGGCACCGGCACCACCGGCGCCGTCGCCAAGGCGCTCGGCCGCCGCTTCATCGGCATCGAGCGCGAGAGCACCTATGCCGAGGCCGCCCGGAAGCGCATCGCCGCGATCACGCCGCTGCCGCCGGAAGCCTTCGCCACCGCGCCCTCCAAGCGCAGCGAGCCGCGCGTGCCCTTCCTCGCGCTCGTCGAGGCCGGGCTGGTCAAGGCCGGCGAGACCGTCACCGACGAGAAGCGCCGCCACAAGGCCGTCATCCGCGCCGACGGCACGCTGCTGCTCGACCCGGCGGTCGGCTCGATCCACAAGATCGGTGCGCTGGCGCAGGGGCTGCCGAGCTGCAATGGCTGGACCTTCTGGCATGTCGAGCGCGACGGCGCCCTGATGCTGCTCGACACCCTGCGCGGCGAGATCCGCGCGCAGATGGCGGCGGCGTGAGATCACTCCGCCGCGAGGGTTTCCTCGACCACGCGCGGATTGCGCGCGATCATCGCCAGAAGAACGCGAGCGGGCCCATCGGGCGTGCGTCGCTTCTGCTCCCAGTTCCTGAGCGTGCCGGGTGAAACGCCGATCCGTCGTGCAAAGGCAATCTGGGTCAGATTCGTGCTGGCCCTGATGGCTGCGACGTCGATCTGAGCAGGCACGTGGACCGCGAGCCCTTCGACCGCCTGCCCCTGGGCAAAGCTGCGCGCTTCGGACAGCGCGCGCATCAGCCCGTCGAAATGCTGTTGCTTCATGGCTTCTTCCTAAAGTCTGACAACAGATCGCGCGACGCGCTCGCCAAAGCCTCCCGTTGGGCGGCTGTCAGATCGCTGGCCTCGTTCTTGGCGAAGACCCACAGCAGCACGGCAGGAAAGCCGGCGGAGTGGAACCAGTAGATCACCCGGCCGCCATCCCGCTTGCCGCGCCCCGCCAACGGAATCCGCATCTTCCTCAGGCCGCCGGTCCCTTGGATCAGGACGCCGCCCTCAGGTGCGGAGGCGACCGCATCGACCACCGCCGCTCGCTCCTCGGCCGACATCAAGCGCTCTGCACGCGACAGATAGGCAGGCGTCTCGACGACGGAAACAGGTGCGACCATCTCCACATGAAGATACGCCAGTGGCGTAGAGCGTCAAGGGTGGCGGCCTTCAGTGCGGTCGCTTCAACCCCGCCGCCTCCAGCACCTTCACCATCACCCCTGAGAGCGGCTCCTCGCCCAGCGCCGCGATGGGCGTGAACCGCATCCCCGCCGGCGCCTGCGTCCTGGCCGGCGCGCTCGCCTTGAACACGGTGAGCTCCAGCGGGAAATGCGTGAAGACATGGCGCACCGGCGGCGCAAGCCGCTCCCAGCGCGTCACCACCGGCGCGTCCTGCCAGGCGCCGTCCAGCTCGTAATCGGCGCTCCACTCGCTGGTCGGCACCTCGGCCATGCCGCCGAGCAGCCCCTTGGGCGGGCGGGTGCGCAGCAGCAGGGCACCGTCCGCGCGCAGCAGCACGAAGGCCGCGCCCCGCCGCGTGGTGCCGGCCTTCTTCGCCGCCTTGCGCGGGAAGCTCTCCTGCGCGCCCTCGGCCCGCGCCCGGCAGGGCTCGCGCCATGGGCAGAGCCCGCAGGCGGGGTTGCGTGGCGTGCAGATGGTGGCGCCGAGATCCATCAGCGCTTGCGCGAAATCGCCGGGCCGGTCCTGCGGCATCATCGCCAGCACGCGCTCGCGCACGAGCGGGCGGGCGCCCGGCAGGAGATCCTCGATCGCGAAGAGCCGGGTCATCACCCGCTCGACATTGCCGTCCACGGCCGCGGCCGGCCGGTCGAAGGCGATCGCCGCCACGGCGCCGGCCGTATAGGCGCCGATGCCGGGCAGGGCGCGCAGCCCCTCCTCGCTGTCGGGAAAGCGCCCGCCATGCTCGGCGACGACGGCGATGGCG
Proteins encoded in this region:
- a CDS encoding type II toxin-antitoxin system RelE/ParE family toxin yields the protein MIVSFRDEWLRAFFVEDVHAKHIPPDLETRLFRKLQMIDDAVTDSDLRVPPSNHFEKLRGALDGLHSIRVNQQWRLIFAWDGRRGEARGLYLDDHSYR
- a CDS encoding ribonuclease HII — its product is MTAHFHRETQAIASGLWPLAGVDEVGRGPLAGPVVAAAVILDPQAVPDGLDDSKNLSAARREELFALIAESALAIGVASVTATEIDTINIRQATLLAMRRAVAALAVPPAFVLVDGNDPPRLGCRCESVIGGDAQIASIAAASIVAKVTRDAMMARLCARYPAYGFSAHAGYGTPRHRAALQAHGPCPEHRYSFAPVKGVWRR
- a CDS encoding site-specific DNA-methyltransferase, which codes for MGILRTGTTSAAVRIQVSRTGRPALQSPIKAPRIKPAGLPIELPLDQILLGDCVAALEALPPASIDLVFADPPYNLQLGGDLRRPDDSLVDAVDDDWDKFSSFAEYDAFTRAWLAECRRVLKPDGALWVIGSYHNIFRVGSILQDLGFWVLNDIVWRKANPMPNFRGRRFTNAHETLIWAARGEASKYTFHYEALKGGNDDLQMRSDWYLPLCTGEERLKDGAGAKVHPTQKPEALLARVMLSASNPGDVILDPFFGTGTTGAVAKALGRRFIGIERESTYAEAARKRIAAITPLPPEAFATAPSKRSEPRVPFLALVEAGLVKAGETVTDEKRRHKAVIRADGTLLLDPAVGSIHKIGALAQGLPSCNGWTFWHVERDGALMLLDTLRGEIRAQMAAA
- a CDS encoding helix-turn-helix domain-containing protein, yielding MKQQHFDGLMRALSEARSFAQGQAVEGLAVHVPAQIDVAAIRASTNLTQIAFARRIGVSPGTLRNWEQKRRTPDGPARVLLAMIARNPRVVEETLAAE
- a CDS encoding type II toxin-antitoxin system RelE/ParE family toxin, with amino-acid sequence MVAPVSVVETPAYLSRAERLMSAEERAAVVDAVASAPEGGVLIQGTGGLRKMRIPLAGRGKRDGGRVIYWFHSAGFPAVLLWVFAKNEASDLTAAQREALASASRDLLSDFRKKP
- the mutY gene encoding A/G-specific adenine glycosylase, with the translated sequence MRPAAADLLAWYDRHRRALPWRAGPGERPDPYRVWASEIMLQQTTVTAVKPYFERFMARFPTVTALAEAPSEAVMQAWAGLGYYSRARNLHACAIAVVAEHGGRFPDSEEGLRALPGIGAYTAGAVAAIAFDRPAAAVDGNVERVMTRLFAIEDLLPGARPLVRERVLAMMPQDRPGDFAQALMDLGATICTPRNPACGLCPWREPCRARAEGAQESFPRKAAKKAGTTRRGAAFVLLRADGALLLRTRPPKGLLGGMAEVPTSEWSADYELDGAWQDAPVVTRWERLAPPVRHVFTHFPLELTVFKASAPARTQAPAGMRFTPIAALGEEPLSGVMVKVLEAAGLKRPH